From Macaca mulatta isolate MMU2019108-1 chromosome 1, T2T-MMU8v2.0, whole genome shotgun sequence, the proteins below share one genomic window:
- the CDC42SE1 gene encoding CDC42 small effector protein 1 isoform X1, with translation MSEFWHKLGCCVVEKPQPKKKRRRIDRTMIGEPMNFVHLTHIGSGEMGAGDGLAMTGAVQEQMRSKGNRDRPWSNSRGL, from the exons ATGAGTGAATTTTGGCACAAACTGGGCTGCTGTGTGGTAGAGAAACCCCAGCCG aagaagaagagaagacgGATTGACCGGACCATGATTGGGGAACCAATGAATTTTGTCCACCTGACTCACATTGGCTCTGGGGAGATGGGGGCCGGAGATGGACTTGCCATG ACAGGTGCAGTTCAGGAGCAGATGAGATCCAAGGGAAACCGAGATAGGCCATGGAGCAATTCTAGGGGCTTATAG
- the C1H1orf56 gene encoding protein MENT, translating to MVPAAGALLWVLLLSLGPRAAGAQGLTQTPTAMQRISLRSAGPRTRSYRSTARPVLPRKTRIILEDDNDAMADADRLAGPAAAELLAATVSTGFSRSSTINEEDGSSEEGVVINAGKDNTSRELPSVTPSTAGSSSTRFIANSQEPEIRMTSSLPHSPGRSTEDPPGSEATLSQWSTPGSTPSRWPSPSSTAMPPPEDLRLVLMPWGPWHCHCKSGTMSRSRSGKLHGLSGRLRVGALSQLRTEHKPCTYQQCPCNRLREECPLDTSLCTDTNCASQSTTSTRATTTPFPTIHLRSSPSLPPTSPCPALAFWKQVRIGLEDIWNSLSSVFTEMQPIDRNQR from the exons ATGGTCCCCGCCGCCGGCGCGCTGCTGTGGGTCCTGCTGCTGAGTCTGGGTCCCCGGGCGGCGGGGGCCCAAGGCCTGACCCAGACTCCGACCGCAATGCAGAGGATCAGTTTACGCTCTGCGGGCCCCAGGACCCGCAGCTACCGGAGCACCGCCCGGCCTGTTCTTCCCCGGAAGACGAGGATAATCCTAGAGGACGATAATGATGCCATGGCCGACGCCGACCGCCTGGCTGGACCGGCGGCTGCAGAGCTCTTGGCCGCCACGGTGTCCACCGGCTTTAGCCGGTCGTCCACCATTAACGAGGAGGATGGGTCTTCGGAAGAGGGGGTTGTGATTAATGCCGGAAAGGATAACACCAGCAGAGAGCTTCCCAGTGTGACTCCCAGTACAGCGGGGAGTTCCAGCACGAGGTTTATAGCCAATAGTCAGGAGCCTGAAATCAGGATGACTTCAAGCCTGCCGCACTCCCCCGGGAGGTCTACTGAGGACCCGCCAGGCTCGGAGGCCACCCTGAGCCAGTGGTCCACACCCGGGTCTACCCCGAGCCGGTGGCCGTCACCCTCATCTACAGCCATGCCACCTCCTGAGGATCTGCGACTGGTGCTGATGCCCTGGGGCCCGTGGCACTGCCACTGCAAGTCGGGCACCATGAGCCGGAGCCGGTCTGGGAAGCTGCACGGCCTTTCCGGGCGCCTTAGAGTTGGGGCACTGAGCCAACTCCGCACGGAGCACAAGCCTTGCACCTACCAACAATGTCCCTGCAACCGACTTCGGGAAGAGTGCCCCCTGGACACAAGTCTCTGTACTGACACCAACTGTGCCTCTCAGAGCACCACCAGTACCAGGGCCACCACTACCCCCTTCCCCACCATCCACCTCAGAAGCAGTCCCAGCCTGCCACccaccagcccctgcccagccctggctTTTTGGAAACAGGTCAGGATTGGCCTGGAGGATATTTGGAATAGCCTCTCTTCAGTGTTCACAGAGATGCAACCA ATAGACAGAAACCAGAGGTAA